From Micromonospora sp. NBC_01699, a single genomic window includes:
- a CDS encoding carbohydrate kinase family protein, producing MGSRIVVAGVASLAVHLAVDGFPVRYAPVSTPAWLDTGPGGAGAQIATILKGLGDEVDLCTVVGADAAGAIVREQLRAAELDGPGVVEGPASSQTVVLVAPDGQRMVYPHLAVVNAVRYPESRFVQALSGADLAILTNTDFVRALLPAAVLRGVPIAVDVNVIADINEVYYAPWLDVADIIFSSHERLPCPAPEWIARVLTRYPGAAMAAVGCGARGSILGLRDGRLVTAAAVAPLGVRNTSSAGDSLFAAFLHSWMASGNPVEALGDAVVFAGWRIGHRQPTSVLLNESELAQLRSRHPVRISLGWWDQPS from the coding sequence ATGGGCAGCAGAATTGTGGTCGCCGGGGTGGCCAGCCTCGCCGTTCACCTGGCCGTCGACGGCTTTCCGGTCCGCTACGCGCCGGTGTCCACGCCGGCCTGGCTGGACACCGGTCCGGGTGGTGCCGGCGCCCAGATCGCCACCATCCTCAAGGGTCTCGGCGACGAGGTCGATCTGTGCACGGTGGTCGGTGCCGACGCGGCCGGCGCGATCGTACGGGAGCAACTGCGGGCCGCCGAACTGGACGGACCCGGTGTCGTCGAGGGTCCGGCCTCCTCGCAGACGGTCGTGCTGGTCGCGCCGGACGGCCAACGGATGGTGTACCCGCACCTGGCGGTGGTCAACGCGGTGCGCTATCCGGAGTCGAGGTTCGTGCAGGCCCTGTCCGGGGCCGACCTGGCGATCCTGACCAACACCGATTTCGTACGCGCGCTGCTGCCGGCCGCGGTGCTCCGGGGGGTGCCGATAGCGGTCGACGTCAACGTGATCGCCGACATCAACGAGGTGTATTACGCCCCATGGTTGGACGTAGCGGACATCATCTTCAGCAGCCACGAGCGGCTTCCCTGCCCGGCGCCGGAGTGGATCGCCCGGGTGCTGACCCGCTATCCCGGGGCGGCGATGGCGGCCGTCGGCTGTGGTGCGCGGGGCAGCATCCTGGGGCTGCGCGACGGACGGCTGGTCACCGCGGCGGCGGTCGCCCCGCTCGGCGTACGCAACACCTCGTCGGCCGGCGACTCCCTCTTCGCCGCCTTCCTGCACAGCTGGATGGCCAGCGGGAATCCGGTCGAGGCGCTCGGTGACGCGGTCGTCTTCGCCGGCTGGCGGATCGGACACCGCCAGCCGACGTCGGTGCTGCTCAACGAGTCGGAGCTGGCCCAACTGCGATCACGGCATCCGGTCCGGATCAGCCTCGGCTGGTGGGATCAGCCGAGCTAG
- a CDS encoding tetratricopeptide repeat protein, translated as MSRSSGSGDVSNALRGTVLGPTVQAGSVHGGVHFHHREADEVPVPRQPPAPPAHFVGRDAELLEIDRLLAEPRDGPALVVITGVGGIGKSALALRWAQREGGQFPDGQLYGRLGAFDPAGPAAPSEILGQVLRSLGVAPERVPAETAEQAAMFRSMTADRKLLLLLDNAVSAAQVRPLLPASSACVVLVTARWRLGGLVVDGARFLTVEPLTEPAATELLTRAVGADRTDGDPASTSSLVRMCAGLPIALTVTGARLVTRPRWPISRVVNELAKEHQRLYTLGGREDVSVQGAFELSYQELAPPVARCYRVLGLHPGVEFGSVVVAAALGVDDEEAAALLDALLQASMLSETAEDRYRLHDLVRLHARQHADADPDHTTLTRRIFEWYLAGTMAADRRLTPYRRRDRDSPLTLLDADAVVLADRDEALSWLEEERANLVAVIQYAAPESPLLAWQLADAMWPLFHYRRHHRDRMLVDRLGVECARRLEDPDREARMLRRWAFAHFDVARFDEAGELFGRCLSLCEKIGDRYGTASAYEGLGSVALALHRYPDAASFFERQLRLCRELGEHRRTGLALLNLALVGNELADYPRALSHLRDAAAVFAGLGDVDPYNAARIRIELGRALGHSNERQRARQELDGGLADMRGLGSPRGQAQALHRLGELALNQREFAEARVRLTEALRIYRQLGDVEAEQVSRLARLIPPAEADPDRMP; from the coding sequence ATGTCGCGCAGCAGCGGAAGTGGTGACGTAAGCAACGCCCTGCGCGGCACCGTACTGGGGCCGACCGTGCAGGCCGGCAGTGTCCACGGGGGCGTGCACTTCCACCATCGGGAAGCCGATGAGGTCCCCGTCCCCCGGCAGCCCCCGGCACCACCGGCCCATTTTGTCGGACGGGACGCCGAGCTGCTGGAGATCGACCGGCTGCTGGCCGAACCGAGGGACGGCCCGGCCCTGGTCGTCATCACCGGTGTGGGCGGAATCGGCAAGTCGGCGCTGGCCCTGCGGTGGGCCCAACGGGAAGGTGGGCAGTTCCCCGACGGCCAGTTGTACGGCCGCCTCGGCGCCTTCGACCCCGCCGGCCCGGCGGCTCCGAGCGAGATCCTCGGACAGGTGTTGCGTTCGCTGGGGGTGGCCCCCGAGCGCGTCCCGGCCGAAACCGCCGAGCAGGCGGCGATGTTCCGGTCGATGACCGCGGACAGGAAGCTGCTGCTACTGCTGGACAACGCGGTGTCCGCGGCCCAGGTACGCCCGTTGCTGCCGGCCTCGTCGGCCTGCGTGGTCCTGGTCACCGCCCGCTGGCGCCTCGGCGGGCTGGTGGTGGACGGTGCCCGCTTCCTGACCGTCGAGCCGTTGACCGAGCCGGCGGCCACGGAACTGCTGACCAGGGCGGTCGGTGCGGACCGGACCGACGGCGACCCGGCCTCGACCTCGTCGTTGGTACGGATGTGCGCGGGGCTACCCATCGCGTTGACGGTGACCGGAGCACGGCTGGTGACCAGACCCCGCTGGCCGATCAGCCGCGTTGTCAACGAGTTGGCCAAGGAACACCAACGGCTGTACACCCTCGGTGGCCGGGAGGACGTGTCCGTGCAGGGAGCTTTCGAACTGTCGTACCAGGAGCTGGCCCCACCCGTCGCCCGGTGCTACCGGGTGCTGGGACTGCACCCCGGGGTGGAGTTCGGTAGCGTGGTGGTGGCCGCCGCGCTGGGGGTGGACGACGAGGAGGCGGCCGCGCTGCTGGACGCGCTGTTGCAGGCGAGCATGCTCAGTGAAACGGCCGAGGACCGATATCGGCTGCATGACCTGGTTCGTCTGCATGCGAGGCAGCACGCCGACGCCGACCCGGACCACACCACGCTGACCCGACGCATCTTCGAGTGGTACCTGGCCGGGACGATGGCCGCGGATCGCCGGTTGACCCCCTACCGGCGCCGTGACCGGGACAGCCCCCTCACCCTGCTGGACGCCGACGCCGTCGTGCTGGCCGACCGGGACGAGGCACTGTCCTGGCTGGAGGAGGAGCGGGCGAATCTGGTCGCCGTGATCCAGTACGCCGCGCCGGAGTCGCCGCTGCTGGCCTGGCAGCTCGCGGACGCCATGTGGCCCCTCTTCCACTACCGTCGCCACCACCGGGACCGGATGCTGGTGGATCGCCTCGGGGTGGAGTGTGCCCGACGGCTGGAGGACCCCGACCGCGAGGCGCGGATGCTGCGCCGATGGGCGTTCGCGCACTTCGACGTGGCCCGGTTCGACGAGGCGGGCGAGCTGTTCGGGCGCTGCCTGAGCCTGTGCGAGAAGATCGGCGACCGGTACGGGACGGCCTCGGCGTACGAGGGGCTCGGCTCCGTCGCGCTGGCTTTGCACCGGTACCCCGACGCCGCCTCGTTCTTCGAGCGCCAACTGCGGCTGTGCCGGGAACTGGGCGAGCACCGGCGTACCGGCCTGGCGCTGCTGAACCTGGCCCTGGTCGGGAACGAGTTGGCGGACTACCCGCGGGCGTTGTCCCACCTGCGGGACGCGGCGGCGGTGTTCGCCGGGCTCGGCGACGTCGACCCGTACAACGCCGCTCGGATCCGGATCGAGTTGGGCCGCGCGCTCGGCCACTCGAACGAGCGGCAACGGGCCCGGCAGGAGCTGGACGGCGGACTCGCCGACATGCGGGGCCTCGGCTCTCCACGGGGGCAGGCGCAGGCGCTGCACCGGCTCGGCGAACTCGCGCTGAACCAGCGAGAGTTCGCCGAGGCGCGGGTCCGACTGACCGAGGCGCTGCGGATCTATCGGCAACTCGGGGACGTCGAGGCCGAGCAGGTGAGTCGGCTAGCTCGGCTGATCCCACCAGCCGAGGCTGATCCGGACCGGATGCCGTGA
- a CDS encoding ATP-binding protein, which yields MMPATADEPAPGTENRSGTRPAGDPPDPEATSPTAERQLRAHDNNRVYQAAGDQYIYHRHAPAPAAVSNTLPRDTAAFTGRDQELRTLLDTVAELADQARMIPVHAIDGMPGIGKSALAIHAGHLLGHRFPAGQFFIDLHAHSPGRGPVRPTDALDALLSADGVDPTQIPADLDSRAALWRGRMAGKKALLILDNAAGRWQVEPLLPGAAGCLVLITSRRRLTGLGARHGAVTLPLNTLSPDRAAALFASMAARPMTGTEADAVGELVRLCGFLPLAICLLAAKLRPERHWLVADLVRDLTLAKHRLAEMHAEDVAVAAAFDLSYRLLPAGRRRFFRRLSLHPGPDLDMYAAAALDGISPAGAQRQLDALYHDNLLDQPVRGRYRMHDLIGDYARTRADSDPAGDRNRALVRMLDHYQHGAQTANHHLSRPGHQQPPIPAGSLATLPGLHSRQQALAWMDAERNNLSACATLLSAGREHPRTIALAAAMATYLRIAGPWDLAISLHEAAVTAAGRTGDRRALASALYELGIIHCSTGDYGSATEALHRALELHQQLDQGREVADTLTQLASVRWRSGDHRGAARDLKRALGLYEDQRNLYGQANALNELGVVQHMADDHPTAVHTQRRALAIHIDLDDPQGHADTLNRFGAGQRLTGEYPPAIEAHERALAIYRELGNRFGQARALNFLSAALIETGEYAAAEHVLTRALEIHRDLGYRQGQANALNYLGIVHRHTGDYAAAEQALARALALYRALGSRPGQADALNQVGALRRLTGDRQAAARAHDEALTIFRQIGDRLGQAEVLNGVGQLLLADDRPAQALDRHRQALQLARRAQNPRAEAHSIEGIGRCALRLGNRAEAAEKLGQAQGIYQRIGALRAARTAAELAAGTTTDGRRRGCVGRPEPWSTPHGCDVPAAPGGHE from the coding sequence ATGATGCCCGCGACCGCCGACGAACCAGCGCCGGGCACAGAGAACAGGTCGGGGACCCGACCCGCCGGGGATCCCCCGGATCCGGAAGCGACGTCCCCGACCGCCGAACGTCAACTGCGGGCACACGACAACAACCGCGTCTACCAGGCCGCCGGGGACCAGTACATCTACCACCGGCACGCACCGGCGCCCGCCGCCGTGAGCAACACCCTCCCCCGGGACACCGCCGCGTTCACCGGCCGGGACCAGGAGCTGCGCACGCTGCTCGACACGGTCGCCGAGCTGGCCGACCAGGCCCGGATGATTCCCGTACACGCGATCGACGGCATGCCCGGGATCGGCAAGAGTGCCCTGGCCATCCATGCCGGGCACCTGTTGGGGCACCGGTTCCCCGCCGGGCAGTTCTTCATCGACCTGCACGCGCACAGTCCCGGCCGGGGTCCCGTCCGCCCCACCGACGCCCTGGACGCCCTGCTGTCGGCCGACGGCGTCGACCCCACGCAGATCCCCGCCGACCTCGACTCCCGAGCCGCACTCTGGCGCGGTCGCATGGCCGGCAAGAAGGCCCTGCTCATTCTCGACAACGCCGCCGGGCGGTGGCAGGTCGAGCCGCTGCTGCCCGGGGCCGCCGGCTGTCTGGTCCTGATCACCAGCCGGCGGCGGCTGACCGGCCTGGGCGCCCGCCACGGCGCCGTGACCCTGCCGTTGAACACCCTGTCGCCGGACCGCGCCGCCGCACTCTTCGCGAGCATGGCCGCCCGACCGATGACCGGCACGGAGGCCGACGCCGTCGGGGAACTGGTACGCCTCTGCGGGTTCCTGCCGCTGGCGATCTGTCTGTTGGCCGCCAAGCTGCGCCCCGAGCGGCACTGGCTCGTCGCCGATCTGGTCCGGGACCTGACGCTGGCCAAGCACCGGCTGGCCGAGATGCACGCCGAGGACGTCGCCGTCGCCGCGGCGTTCGACCTGTCGTACCGTCTGCTGCCCGCCGGCCGGCGACGCTTCTTCCGACGGCTCAGCCTGCACCCCGGCCCCGACCTCGACATGTACGCGGCCGCCGCGCTCGACGGCATCTCCCCGGCCGGCGCCCAGCGGCAACTCGACGCCCTGTACCACGACAACCTGCTCGACCAGCCGGTCCGTGGTCGCTACCGCATGCACGACCTCATCGGCGACTACGCCCGTACGCGAGCCGACAGCGACCCGGCCGGGGACCGGAACCGGGCTCTCGTACGGATGCTGGACCACTACCAGCACGGTGCGCAGACGGCGAACCACCACCTGTCGCGGCCGGGCCACCAGCAGCCGCCGATCCCCGCCGGCAGTCTCGCCACCCTGCCCGGTCTGCACAGCCGGCAACAGGCGCTGGCCTGGATGGACGCCGAACGGAACAACCTGTCCGCCTGCGCGACACTGCTCTCGGCCGGCAGGGAGCACCCGCGAACGATCGCTCTGGCCGCCGCGATGGCGACCTACCTGCGTATCGCGGGCCCGTGGGACCTCGCGATCTCGCTGCACGAGGCGGCGGTCACCGCCGCCGGACGAACCGGGGACCGGCGGGCCCTCGCCAGTGCCCTGTACGAACTCGGGATCATCCATTGCTCGACCGGGGACTACGGCTCCGCCACCGAGGCCCTGCACCGGGCGCTGGAGCTGCACCAGCAGCTGGATCAGGGTCGCGAGGTCGCCGACACCCTCACCCAGCTCGCGAGCGTGCGCTGGCGCTCGGGCGACCACCGGGGCGCGGCCCGGGACCTGAAACGGGCCCTGGGCCTCTACGAGGACCAGCGCAATCTGTACGGGCAGGCCAACGCCCTCAACGAACTGGGGGTGGTCCAGCACATGGCCGACGACCATCCCACGGCCGTACACACCCAGCGCCGGGCGCTGGCCATCCACATCGACCTGGACGACCCCCAGGGACACGCCGACACCCTCAACCGATTCGGTGCCGGTCAGCGGCTCACCGGCGAGTACCCGCCCGCGATCGAGGCGCACGAGCGGGCGCTCGCCATCTATCGGGAGCTCGGAAACCGTTTCGGTCAGGCCCGGGCACTGAATTTTCTCAGCGCCGCGCTCATCGAGACCGGCGAGTACGCCGCCGCCGAGCACGTACTCACCCGGGCCCTGGAGATCCATCGCGACCTCGGCTACCGCCAGGGTCAGGCCAACGCCCTCAACTACCTGGGGATCGTCCACCGCCACACCGGCGACTATGCCGCCGCCGAACAGGCGCTCGCCAGGGCGCTGGCCCTCTACCGCGCCCTCGGCTCCCGGCCCGGCCAGGCCGACGCGCTCAACCAGGTCGGCGCGCTCCGGCGCCTGACCGGTGACAGGCAGGCCGCCGCCAGGGCGCACGACGAGGCCCTGACCATCTTCCGGCAAATCGGGGACCGCCTCGGCCAGGCCGAGGTGCTCAACGGGGTCGGTCAGCTGCTGTTGGCGGACGACCGACCGGCGCAGGCGCTGGACCGCCACCGGCAGGCCCTACAGCTGGCCCGCCGGGCCCAGAATCCTCGGGCGGAGGCCCACTCGATCGAAGGTATCGGCCGCTGCGCCCTGCGGTTGGGAAACCGCGCCGAGGCGGCGGAGAAACTCGGTCAGGCCCAGGGCATCTATCAGCGCATCGGAGCACTCCGTGCGGCCCGTACGGCGGCCGAGTTGGCGGCCGGCACGACCACCGACGGGCGTCGTCGAGGTTGCGTCGGACGTCCGGAACCGTGGTCTACCCCGCACGGCTGCGACGTTCCCGCAGCTCCGGGCGGACACGAGTGA
- a CDS encoding ABC transporter substrate-binding protein — protein MRARRPILAVAALSVVLAGLAGCGNDSDTGDTAAATGPWSFTDGSGQVVTADKTPTRIIAHAGEAAALLSFGIKPVGVYADEAVKTDPNLKNLDLTGIEILGEEWGKIDVEKAAALRPDLIVGDWWPAEKAHSGMEEGVDEKSKKLAELAPVVGVSQGRSIVALADGYEKLAASLGADVNSPQIAANKKRFEEAVTRFRETVAGKPGLTVAAMSPADDKVYVANPEYAPELLDLQSWGLKVLNPASPDPGFPYWENLSWENADKYQPDLILFDGRSFTPTANAEWGSKQPTWFRIKAAKAGAVVSWPAFWLHTYGDFATELDKLTEAVKAADPNVGD, from the coding sequence ATGCGTGCACGGCGACCGATCCTGGCCGTGGCGGCGCTGAGCGTCGTACTCGCCGGGCTTGCCGGCTGCGGTAACGACTCCGACACCGGTGACACCGCCGCCGCCACCGGCCCCTGGTCGTTCACGGACGGGTCCGGTCAGGTCGTCACGGCCGACAAGACCCCGACCCGGATCATCGCGCACGCCGGCGAGGCCGCGGCGCTGCTGTCCTTCGGCATCAAACCCGTCGGTGTGTACGCCGACGAGGCGGTCAAGACCGACCCCAACCTGAAGAACCTCGACCTCACCGGGATCGAGATCCTCGGCGAGGAGTGGGGCAAGATCGACGTGGAGAAGGCGGCCGCCCTGCGGCCGGACCTCATCGTCGGTGACTGGTGGCCCGCCGAGAAGGCACACAGCGGCATGGAGGAAGGCGTCGACGAGAAGAGCAAGAAGCTCGCCGAACTGGCTCCCGTCGTCGGTGTCTCGCAGGGCAGGTCGATCGTGGCGCTGGCGGACGGGTACGAGAAGCTGGCCGCGAGCCTCGGCGCCGACGTGAACAGCCCGCAGATCGCGGCGAACAAGAAGCGCTTCGAGGAGGCGGTCACCCGGTTCAGGGAGACGGTCGCGGGCAAGCCCGGCCTGACCGTCGCGGCGATGTCGCCCGCGGACGACAAGGTGTACGTCGCCAACCCCGAGTACGCACCCGAACTGCTCGACCTCCAGAGCTGGGGCCTGAAGGTGCTCAACCCGGCCAGCCCCGACCCGGGCTTCCCCTACTGGGAGAACCTCAGCTGGGAGAACGCCGACAAGTACCAGCCCGACCTGATCCTGTTCGACGGCCGCTCGTTCACGCCCACCGCCAACGCCGAGTGGGGCAGCAAGCAGCCGACCTGGTTCAGGATCAAGGCGGCCAAGGCCGGTGCCGTCGTGTCGTGGCCGGCGTTCTGGCTGCACACGTACGGCGACTTCGCCACCGAGCTGGACAAGCTGACCGAGGCGGTCAAGGCCGCGGATCCGAATGTCGGCGACTAG
- a CDS encoding FecCD family ABC transporter permease, translated as MSATSTYARRTATHSGRRASALGPGLVVLCALLALVAFLSVTMGSRSIGLSEVLHALSRMDDGSITSTVTLEMRVPRTLLGILVGAALGVAGAILQGVTRNPLADAGILGINSGAAAFVVFAITVLGVRGVGVYVWFAFAGAIAALALVYAIASLGREGATPVKLALAGAAVTAGLASVTSGIVMTNVDALNELRFWQVGSLAGRYTPILTGVAPFLLLGLAASLGFGRTLNGLALGEDVARGLGQHVTRTRAAAFAVVAVLAGAATAACGPIVFVGLVVPHLARFVCGPDYRWILPYSMLLAPIVLLLADVLGRVLAAPDELQVGVVLGVACAPVFVLIVRYARLSEV; from the coding sequence ATGTCGGCGACTAGCACGTACGCCCGGCGCACCGCGACGCACAGCGGGCGCCGGGCCTCCGCCCTCGGGCCGGGGCTCGTCGTCCTCTGCGCGCTGCTTGCCCTCGTCGCGTTCCTGAGCGTGACGATGGGCTCGCGTTCGATCGGCCTGTCCGAGGTGCTGCACGCGTTGTCCAGAATGGACGACGGGTCGATCACCAGCACGGTCACGCTGGAGATGCGGGTCCCCCGCACCCTGCTCGGCATACTGGTCGGCGCCGCGCTCGGCGTCGCCGGGGCGATCCTTCAGGGCGTCACCCGCAACCCCCTCGCCGACGCCGGCATCCTGGGCATCAATTCGGGTGCGGCCGCGTTCGTGGTCTTCGCCATCACCGTGCTCGGCGTACGCGGAGTCGGCGTCTACGTCTGGTTCGCCTTCGCCGGAGCGATCGCGGCGCTCGCGCTGGTGTACGCGATCGCCTCGCTCGGCCGGGAGGGCGCCACCCCGGTCAAGCTGGCCCTGGCGGGTGCCGCCGTCACCGCCGGCCTGGCCTCGGTGACCAGCGGAATCGTGATGACGAACGTGGACGCGCTCAACGAGCTGCGGTTCTGGCAGGTGGGGTCGCTCGCCGGCCGGTACACCCCGATCCTGACCGGGGTCGCGCCGTTCCTGCTGCTCGGCCTGGCCGCGTCACTGGGCTTCGGGCGTACCCTCAACGGTCTCGCGCTCGGCGAGGACGTGGCCCGTGGCCTCGGCCAGCACGTCACCCGTACCCGCGCGGCGGCCTTCGCCGTGGTCGCGGTGCTCGCCGGCGCCGCAACCGCCGCCTGTGGGCCGATCGTCTTCGTCGGGCTCGTCGTGCCGCACCTGGCCAGATTCGTCTGCGGCCCCGACTACCGCTGGATCCTGCCGTACTCGATGCTGCTGGCGCCGATCGTGCTGCTGCTCGCCGACGTGCTCGGCCGGGTGCTGGCCGCCCCGGACGAGTTGCAGGTCGGTGTGGTGCTCGGGGTGGCCTGCGCACCCGTGTTCGTGCTGATCGTGCGCTACGCCCGGCTGTCGGAGGTGTGA
- a CDS encoding FecCD family ABC transporter permease, protein MTTTTIGDGPAAPTDAAAALRGNRRRRTGRSIVVTGALATIVTALFVLTMMVGSFRIGAGEVIASVLHLSDNPSVDFVVRGLRLPTAGSALAVGLALGASGTIFQQLLRNPLASPDFVGITSGAGLAAVVGIVLLQASGLVVSGLALGGAIVAALLMYVLAWRDGVSGYRFILIGIGVSVFFDGLVGYVLSRAQLFEARQAMHWLTGSVGQASTTELGLLVGALVVLLPVAVLLQRPLRALDLGDDAARTLGARTELGRAGLLGTAVVLVALAVSVAGPIVFVALVAGPIANRLLGPATGGILAAALVGAALLLTADLVAVHLLPTPLPTGVVTGAVGAPYLLWLLATTNRQGAGG, encoded by the coding sequence ATGACCACGACAACCATCGGTGACGGACCCGCCGCGCCGACCGACGCGGCGGCGGCGCTGCGCGGCAACCGGCGGCGACGAACCGGCCGTTCCATCGTGGTGACCGGTGCCCTGGCCACCATCGTGACCGCCCTGTTCGTGCTCACCATGATGGTGGGCAGCTTCCGGATCGGCGCCGGCGAGGTCATCGCCTCGGTACTGCACCTGTCCGACAACCCCAGCGTCGACTTCGTCGTCCGCGGCCTGCGGCTGCCGACCGCCGGGTCCGCCCTCGCGGTCGGTCTCGCCCTGGGCGCCTCCGGGACGATCTTCCAGCAGCTACTGCGCAATCCCCTCGCCTCCCCGGATTTTGTCGGCATCACCTCCGGCGCCGGGCTTGCCGCCGTCGTCGGAATCGTGCTGCTCCAGGCCAGCGGACTCGTCGTCAGCGGGCTCGCCCTCGGCGGCGCCATCGTCGCCGCCCTGCTGATGTACGTGCTCGCCTGGCGCGACGGCGTCTCCGGCTACCGTTTCATCCTGATCGGCATCGGCGTCTCGGTCTTCTTCGACGGCCTCGTCGGCTACGTGCTCAGCCGGGCCCAGCTGTTCGAGGCCCGCCAGGCCATGCACTGGCTGACCGGCTCCGTCGGGCAGGCCAGCACCACCGAACTGGGCCTGCTCGTCGGCGCCCTGGTGGTCCTGCTGCCCGTCGCGGTACTGCTCCAACGGCCGCTGCGGGCCCTCGACCTCGGCGACGACGCCGCCCGTACGCTGGGCGCCCGGACCGAACTCGGCCGCGCCGGCCTGCTCGGCACCGCCGTCGTGCTGGTCGCCCTCGCGGTGTCCGTGGCCGGGCCGATCGTCTTCGTCGCCCTCGTCGCCGGGCCGATCGCCAACCGGCTGCTCGGTCCGGCCACCGGTGGCATCCTCGCCGCCGCGCTGGTCGGCGCCGCGCTGCTGCTCACCGCCGACCTCGTCGCCGTGCACCTGCTGCCCACGCCACTGCCCACCGGCGTGGTGACCGGGGCGGTCGGTGCTCCCTACCTGCTGTGGCTGCTGGCCACCACGAACCGGCAAGGAGCGGGCGGATGA
- a CDS encoding ABC transporter ATP-binding protein: MTRLRAQGLTLGYDDRTVVDHLDVAVLDGKVTAIVGANACGKSTLLRGLARLLPPRGGAVLLDGRTLADLRTIDVAKVLGLLPQTPIAPDGITVADLVSRGRYPHQGWFRRWAEGDHDAVARALDATGTADLIDRPIRELSGGQRQRVWVAMALAQETDLLLLDEPTTYLDINHQVELLRLLRKLNAESGKTIVIVMHDLNLACRYCDHLVAMADGAIVAEGAPGDVVTAELVEKVFGLSCLVVPDPIAGTPMIVPA, translated from the coding sequence ATGACCCGACTACGCGCCCAGGGACTGACCCTCGGGTACGACGACCGGACCGTCGTCGACCACCTTGACGTCGCCGTACTCGACGGGAAGGTCACCGCGATCGTCGGTGCCAACGCCTGCGGCAAGTCCACCCTGTTACGCGGCCTGGCCCGGCTGCTCCCACCGCGCGGCGGCGCCGTCCTGCTCGACGGCAGGACCCTGGCCGACCTGCGCACCATCGATGTCGCGAAGGTGCTCGGGCTGCTCCCGCAGACCCCGATCGCGCCCGACGGCATCACCGTGGCCGACCTCGTCTCCCGTGGTCGCTACCCACACCAGGGCTGGTTCCGGCGGTGGGCCGAGGGCGACCACGACGCCGTCGCCCGTGCGCTCGACGCCACCGGTACGGCGGACCTGATCGACCGTCCGATCCGGGAGCTGTCCGGCGGTCAGCGCCAACGTGTCTGGGTCGCCATGGCCCTGGCCCAGGAGACCGACCTGCTGCTGCTCGACGAGCCCACCACCTACCTGGACATCAACCACCAGGTCGAGCTGTTGCGGCTGCTCCGGAAGCTGAACGCCGAGTCGGGAAAGACCATCGTCATCGTCATGCACGATCTCAACCTCGCCTGCCGCTACTGCGACCACCTCGTCGCGATGGCGGACGGCGCGATCGTGGCCGAGGGCGCCCCCGGCGACGTGGTCACCGCCGAACTGGTGGAGAAGGTCTTCGGTCTCAGCTGCCTCGTCGTACCGGATCCGATCGCCGGCACACCGATGATCGTGCCCGCCTGA
- a CDS encoding glycoside hydrolase family 19 protein, which yields MSRLRALVALVAVAVAGGLVAIIPSTAASAAACAAPWQSSAVYTGGAQISHGGRNYQAKWWTQNEAPPGTTGVWQDLGACGGGTTPPPGGTCNHPNWAAGTWYPAGAIVRYTNGLYYVAEHENPGYDPVISTWYWEPYSCGGQPPTSSPPPPNPGGFVVTEAQFNQMFPGRNPFYTYSGLVAALSAYPAFTKTGNATVQRQEAAAFLANAYHETGGLVHIVEQNTANYPHYCDYGQSYGCPAGQAAYYGRGPIQLSWNFNYNAAGNALGLPLLTNPWLVQNDAAVAWKTAIWYWMTQNGPGTMTPHNAMVNGAGFGETIRSINGSIECNGGNPPQVQSRVTRYQQFVGILGVPAGNNLYC from the coding sequence ATGTCGAGACTGCGCGCCCTGGTCGCGCTCGTGGCGGTAGCCGTCGCTGGCGGACTGGTGGCGATCATCCCGTCGACCGCGGCGTCGGCCGCGGCCTGCGCGGCACCGTGGCAATCGTCGGCTGTCTACACGGGAGGCGCCCAGATCTCCCACGGCGGCCGTAACTACCAGGCGAAGTGGTGGACCCAGAACGAGGCACCGCCCGGCACCACCGGCGTCTGGCAGGACCTCGGCGCCTGCGGGGGCGGTACGACGCCACCCCCCGGAGGAACCTGCAACCACCCGAACTGGGCCGCCGGCACCTGGTACCCCGCCGGGGCGATCGTGCGGTACACCAACGGCCTGTACTACGTCGCCGAGCACGAGAACCCGGGCTACGACCCCGTCATCAGCACCTGGTACTGGGAGCCGTACAGCTGCGGCGGCCAGCCGCCGACCAGTAGCCCGCCCCCGCCCAACCCCGGCGGCTTCGTGGTCACCGAGGCACAGTTCAACCAGATGTTCCCGGGTCGGAACCCCTTCTACACCTACTCCGGGCTCGTCGCCGCCCTCAGCGCCTACCCGGCGTTCACGAAGACCGGCAACGCCACCGTCCAGCGCCAGGAGGCCGCGGCGTTCCTCGCGAACGCGTACCACGAGACCGGCGGACTCGTCCACATCGTGGAGCAGAACACCGCGAACTACCCGCACTACTGCGACTACGGCCAGTCCTACGGCTGCCCCGCCGGGCAGGCCGCCTACTACGGGCGTGGACCGATCCAGCTGAGCTGGAACTTCAACTACAACGCTGCCGGCAACGCCCTCGGGCTGCCGCTGCTGACCAACCCCTGGCTGGTGCAGAACGATGCCGCGGTGGCCTGGAAGACCGCGATCTGGTACTGGATGACCCAGAACGGGCCGGGCACCATGACCCCCCACAACGCGATGGTCAACGGCGCCGGGTTCGGCGAGACCATCCGCAGCATCAACGGCTCGATCGAGTGCAACGGCGGGAACCCGCCGCAGGTGCAGAGCCGTGTCACCAGGTACCAACAGTTCGTCGGCATCCTCGGCGTACCCGCCGGGAACAACCTGTACTGCTGA